A single Arachidicoccus sp. BS20 DNA region contains:
- a CDS encoding DUF4295 family protein has translation MAKAASKNAKVKDLKASAEAKNWTKVIKTVRSPKTGAYTFKESIIHKDKVKDFLAAK, from the coding sequence ATGGCAAAGGCAGCTTCAAAAAACGCTAAAGTTAAAGACCTTAAGGCTTCTGCTGAAGCGAAAAACTGGACTAAGGTAATTAAAACTGTACGCAGCCCTAAAACCGGCGCATATACGTTTAAAGAAAGTATTATACACAAAGACAAGGTTAAAGATTTCTTAGCGGCAAAATAA